A genomic segment from Desulfonatronum lacustre DSM 10312 encodes:
- a CDS encoding ABC transporter substrate-binding protein: MRRVWRILVCIGMICLLTFATSASWAQDADTAPRDNNGQKWRIGYLEGGAFPDYEVIFLRIVAGLMDLGWIKAASLPTEYDPDHRRTWEWVADNIQSDYLEFVKDAFYTSEFNVDLRQATKAELLGRLERDKDLDLILALGTWAGLDLANDQHTTATVVASTSNPLASGIIQSMDDSGFDHLHAKVEPERYARQLRLFHDIIGFTSMGLVYEDSVEGRTFAALDEAELVAKERGFSLHHCFARNNDVTLEQASAEVRACYEELAPQVEALYITVHRGEGLPNLPSLLPPLLEHNVATFAMAGSEFVRHGALLSIAQAGFAYVGRFHAETVAKIFNGAKPRDLPQRWNAPPKIAINLRTAEKIGFDPPFDILAAADEVYDQIEPVGGE; this comes from the coding sequence ATGCGACGAGTTTGGAGAATTCTTGTTTGCATCGGCATGATCTGCCTTTTAACGTTCGCGACGTCCGCGTCTTGGGCCCAGGACGCGGACACCGCGCCTCGGGACAATAACGGGCAAAAGTGGCGGATCGGTTATCTGGAGGGAGGAGCCTTTCCGGATTATGAGGTGATTTTTCTGAGGATCGTCGCTGGGCTGATGGATCTGGGCTGGATCAAGGCCGCGTCGTTGCCGACGGAGTACGATCCGGATCATCGGCGGACCTGGGAGTGGGTGGCGGACAACATCCAGTCCGATTACCTGGAATTCGTCAAGGACGCTTTTTATACCTCTGAGTTCAATGTTGATTTGCGTCAAGCCACCAAGGCCGAGTTGCTCGGACGGTTGGAACGGGACAAGGATCTGGACTTGATCCTGGCCTTGGGCACCTGGGCCGGACTGGATCTGGCCAATGACCAGCACACCACGGCCACGGTGGTCGCCTCCACCAGTAACCCCCTGGCCTCTGGGATCATCCAGAGCATGGACGATTCCGGCTTTGATCATCTCCACGCCAAGGTCGAACCGGAACGCTACGCCCGGCAGTTGCGGCTGTTCCACGACATCATCGGCTTTACCAGCATGGGGCTGGTCTACGAGGACAGCGTGGAAGGCCGGACCTTCGCGGCCCTGGACGAGGCCGAATTGGTGGCCAAAGAGCGCGGCTTCTCCTTGCACCACTGTTTTGCCCGAAACAATGACGTCACCTTGGAACAGGCCTCCGCGGAAGTTCGGGCCTGCTACGAAGAGTTGGCTCCCCAGGTGGAGGCCCTGTACATCACGGTTCACCGGGGCGAGGGACTGCCCAACCTGCCCAGCCTGCTTCCCCCGCTCCTGGAGCACAACGTGGCCACGTTCGCCATGGCCGGTTCGGAGTTTGTCAGGCACGGCGCTCTGCTGAGTATTGCCCAGGCCGGTTTCGCGTATGTCGGTCGATTTCATGCCGAAACAGTGGCCAAGATCTTCAATGGCGCCAAGCCCCGTGACCTGCCGCAACGCTGGAACGCCCCACCCAAGATCGCCATCAATCTGCGAACGGCGGAAAAGATCGGCTTTGACCCGCCCTTCGACATCCTGGCCGCCGCGGACGAGGTCTACGACCAGATCGAGCCGGTGGGCGGGGAGTAG
- a CDS encoding UDP-glucuronic acid decarboxylase family protein, translating into MHIHKRVLVTGGAGFLGSWLCERLLERGCMVLCLDNYFTGSRMNVEHLLDNKHFEIMRHDVTFPLFVEVDEIYNLACPASPIHYQHDPVQTTKTSVHGAINMLGLAKRTRAKIMQASTSEVYGNPTVHPQPESYWGNVNPTGPRSCYDEGKRCAETLFFDYHRQHKLRIKVARIFNTYGPRMHPNDGRVVSNFIVQALLGRPITIYGDGSQTRSFCYVEDLIDGFLRLMDSPDEFTGPVNLGNPGEFTIKELAEKVVAMTGSASEIVYKPLPKDDPERRRPDISLAKQRLGWEPRVKLEDGLVKTVDFFEHLIKKFGPAGILG; encoded by the coding sequence ATGCATATTCACAAACGTGTTCTGGTTACCGGTGGGGCGGGTTTTTTGGGGTCGTGGCTGTGTGAACGGTTGCTGGAGCGCGGTTGCATGGTGCTGTGCCTGGACAATTATTTCACCGGGTCCCGGATGAACGTGGAGCATTTGCTGGACAACAAGCACTTCGAGATCATGCGCCATGACGTGACTTTTCCGCTGTTCGTGGAAGTGGATGAAATCTACAACCTGGCCTGCCCGGCGTCTCCCATCCATTACCAGCACGATCCGGTGCAAACGACGAAGACATCGGTCCATGGAGCCATCAACATGCTCGGGCTGGCCAAGCGGACCCGGGCCAAAATCATGCAGGCCTCCACCTCCGAGGTCTACGGCAATCCCACCGTGCACCCGCAGCCGGAGAGTTACTGGGGCAACGTCAATCCCACCGGGCCCCGTTCCTGTTACGACGAAGGCAAGCGCTGCGCCGAGACCCTGTTTTTCGATTACCACCGCCAGCACAAGCTGCGGATCAAGGTGGCCCGGATCTTCAACACGTACGGGCCGAGGATGCATCCCAACGACGGTCGGGTGGTCTCCAACTTCATCGTCCAGGCCCTGTTGGGCAGGCCCATCACCATTTACGGCGACGGCTCGCAGACTCGGTCATTCTGTTACGTGGAGGATCTGATCGACGGATTTCTAAGGCTGATGGACTCTCCGGACGAATTCACCGGCCCGGTCAATCTGGGCAATCCCGGGGAATTCACCATCAAGGAACTGGCCGAGAAAGTGGTGGCCATGACCGGGTCCGCGTCGGAGATCGTGTACAAGCCGCTGCCCAAAGACGACCCGGAACGCCGTAGGCCGGACATCAGTCTGGCCAAGCAGCGGCTGGGTTGGGAACCACGGGTCAAGCTCGAGGACGGATTGGTCAAGACCGTGGACTTCTTCGAGCATCTGATCAAGAAATTCGGTCCGGCGGGCATCCTTGGCTAG
- the lolA gene encoding outer membrane lipoprotein chaperone LolA, with protein sequence MGHFFRAFVGIVGLAAIFWGAVGAAPAAQAEEGIVEKIQRRYESIQSFQAEFTQELTVAASRESEERRGVLYFRHPGLIRWETVSPEPELLIVGSEVVWNYFEDEEIAYRYAVEDVLGSATVLKILSGQARLDDDFLTEVDLAEDTAATVIRLRPRVPEPSLVEATIRVDPETFLLQQVLAVDFYGNINQVTLHNLRLDPDLEPTLFDFTPPKGVLVR encoded by the coding sequence ATGGGCCATTTTTTTCGAGCTTTCGTAGGGATTGTCGGACTGGCGGCCATTTTTTGGGGTGCGGTGGGCGCGGCCCCGGCGGCCCAAGCGGAGGAGGGGATCGTTGAAAAAATTCAGCGTCGGTATGAATCCATCCAATCGTTCCAGGCCGAGTTTACCCAGGAACTGACGGTGGCCGCCAGCCGGGAGAGCGAGGAGCGTCGGGGAGTCCTGTATTTCCGGCATCCCGGGCTGATCCGTTGGGAAACCGTCAGTCCGGAACCGGAACTGCTCATCGTCGGTTCCGAAGTGGTCTGGAACTATTTCGAGGACGAGGAAATCGCGTATCGCTACGCCGTGGAGGACGTCCTCGGTTCGGCCACGGTGCTGAAGATCCTCTCCGGGCAGGCCCGCCTGGACGACGATTTTCTGACCGAGGTGGACTTGGCCGAGGATACAGCCGCCACGGTGATCCGTCTCCGGCCCCGTGTTCCGGAGCCCAGCCTGGTGGAGGCCACGATCCGGGTCGATCCGGAAACGTTCTTGTTGCAGCAGGTCCTGGCCGTGGATTTTTACGGCAATATCAACCAGGTTACCTTGCACAACCTGCGTCTCGATCCGGACTTGGAGCCCACGCTGTTTGATTTCACGCCGCCGAAAGGGGTTCTGGTACGGTAA
- a CDS encoding tetratricopeptide repeat protein → MHQGTSSLLFFRPPFRSLFLVLAACLFLLAPPVVDRAFTAIPDAAANMTLDELDQAISDDPHNAALYIARAQRHMSNRSFPRAIVDLDQALRLAPGDPTVLKLRGEAYARMGNWARSTADYEQAVQLAPENEEALFGLARARLEAGDLNRALEELSRLLRASPNHLEGRLYRGRLYLERDNHQQALADFDVAASLAPESAEALFGRGKSLRELGRLDPALTDLTRAIRLEPTAPAYMERGLTYGAQGDLRSALDDFNTALRLAPGDALIHFHRASLYALAADHQRAVADFTQTLSREPDHPQALLGRGLAHQELEQYSQAIDDYTRVIRLEPDNYGALNNRGVVLLQLGQLAQGCDDLRAACALGRCTTLDFARKEGYCP, encoded by the coding sequence ATGCATCAAGGTACATCTTCGCTACTCTTTTTTCGCCCTCCTTTTCGTTCCCTCTTTCTTGTCCTGGCAGCCTGCCTTTTCCTGCTGGCTCCGCCGGTCGTGGACCGGGCCTTCACGGCCATTCCGGACGCGGCCGCAAACATGACCCTGGACGAATTGGACCAGGCCATCAGCGATGATCCGCATAACGCCGCGCTGTACATCGCCCGGGCTCAGCGGCACATGTCCAATCGATCCTTCCCACGGGCCATCGTGGACTTGGACCAAGCCCTGCGCTTGGCCCCGGGCGATCCCACGGTCCTGAAGCTGCGCGGAGAAGCCTACGCCCGGATGGGCAATTGGGCTAGGTCCACGGCTGATTACGAGCAGGCGGTCCAATTGGCTCCGGAGAATGAAGAGGCTTTGTTCGGACTGGCTCGGGCCCGTCTGGAAGCCGGAGACCTCAACCGCGCTCTGGAGGAGCTGAGCCGGTTGTTGCGGGCCTCCCCGAACCATCTGGAAGGCCGCCTGTACCGGGGGCGGCTGTATCTGGAACGGGACAATCACCAACAGGCCCTGGCCGATTTCGACGTGGCCGCGTCGTTGGCGCCGGAGTCCGCCGAAGCCCTGTTTGGGCGAGGGAAGAGTTTGCGGGAACTGGGGCGGCTGGACCCGGCTTTGACCGATTTGACGCGGGCCATTCGCCTTGAGCCCACCGCTCCGGCCTACATGGAGCGAGGGCTGACCTACGGCGCTCAGGGCGATCTGCGTTCCGCCCTGGACGATTTCAACACTGCCTTACGCTTGGCCCCTGGAGATGCGCTGATTCACTTTCACCGAGCCTCGTTGTACGCTTTGGCTGCGGATCATCAACGGGCCGTGGCCGACTTTACCCAGACCTTGAGCCGGGAGCCCGATCATCCCCAGGCCCTTTTGGGACGCGGCCTGGCGCACCAGGAATTGGAGCAGTATTCCCAGGCCATCGACGATTACACCCGGGTGATCCGCCTGGAACCGGACAATTACGGGGCCCTGAACAACCGCGGGGTGGTCCTTCTGCAACTCGGTCAACTGGCCCAAGGATGCGACGATCTGCGCGCGGCCTGCGCGTTGGGCCGCTGCACGACCCTGGATTTTGCCCGTAAGGAAGGCTACTGTCCGTGA
- a CDS encoding AbrB/MazE/SpoVT family DNA-binding domain-containing protein produces the protein MEHHARSHPIKLVPIGNSKGVRIPSKLIKKYGFLSTLVLEETEKGLLLRGERDGKLSWEDTFQTMAEEKESWDDFEATLLDGLENGDDDNF, from the coding sequence ATGGAGCATCACGCCCGCTCACACCCCATCAAGCTCGTTCCCATCGGCAACTCGAAAGGCGTCAGGATACCGAGCAAACTCATCAAGAAATACGGTTTTCTAAGTACCCTCGTGCTGGAGGAAACTGAAAAAGGATTGCTCTTACGCGGAGAAAGGGACGGCAAGCTTAGTTGGGAGGACACATTCCAGACCATGGCCGAAGAAAAGGAGTCTTGGGACGATTTCGAGGCCACACTGCTGGACGGGTTGGAAAATGGCGATGACGACAATTTCTAG
- the pyrR gene encoding bifunctional pyr operon transcriptional regulator/uracil phosphoribosyltransferase PyrR encodes MRTAKQGAPVEKKTLLHAEEIRRTMERLAYEVIERHGEGANLALVGIQRRGVELAKRLKSVLEQRFGREIPFGSLDINLYRDDWTNLDGQPQIHKTWIPFPVDDREIILVDDVLFTGRTIRAALEAILDYGRPKRVELLVLVDRGHRELPIHADYVGKKVNTSQQEQVDVYVKEQDGEDVVFLSEMK; translated from the coding sequence ATGAGGACAGCGAAACAAGGCGCACCAGTTGAGAAAAAGACCCTGCTGCACGCCGAGGAAATCCGAAGGACCATGGAACGATTGGCCTACGAGGTCATCGAACGGCACGGCGAGGGCGCGAACCTGGCCCTGGTCGGGATTCAACGCCGCGGAGTGGAGCTGGCCAAGCGGCTGAAATCCGTCCTGGAGCAGCGCTTTGGGCGGGAAATTCCCTTTGGCAGTCTGGACATCAATCTGTACCGCGACGACTGGACCAATCTGGACGGCCAGCCGCAGATTCACAAAACCTGGATCCCGTTTCCCGTGGACGACCGGGAAATCATCCTGGTGGACGATGTCCTGTTCACGGGGCGAACCATTCGCGCGGCTCTGGAAGCCATTTTGGACTATGGACGTCCGAAACGAGTGGAACTGCTGGTCCTGGTGGACCGCGGTCACCGGGAACTGCCCATCCACGCGGACTATGTCGGGAAAAAGGTGAACACCTCCCAGCAGGAACAGGTGGACGTGTACGTCAAGGAGCAGGATGGAGAGGACGTGGTTTTTTTGAGCGAGATGAAGTGA
- a CDS encoding sigma-54-dependent transcriptional regulator: protein MAQIVIVDDEEDIRTTLRGILEDEGHEVREAASGEQGLEVLAEADPDLCFLDIWLPGMDGLEVLDRVHGALPHLPMIMISGHGNIETAVMAIKKGAFDFIEKPLSLEKVLVTTAKAVEFKELRQENMVLRSQIRDTRVQELTGETPRVQQLQQQVRQVAPTEAWVLITGENGTGKEIVARSLHQLSHRVNKLLVEVNCAAIPEELIESELFGHEKGAFTSADRAQVGKFELAHGGTLFLDEIGDMSLKTQAKILRILQEQRFERVGGRKTIQVDVRVIAATNKNLPEEIRAGRFREDLYYRLKVFPLYVPPLRARVADIPLLLADFMGGLIRTQGFKALRFPPETMTALQRYPWPGNVRELKNFLERMCIMYPGQTILPEMLPPEMLVTSHGAGNGRGPFDPDDDWPVDFKAARAQFEAKFLEDKLNSCNGSVTRLAETIGMERTYLYKKLRGLGLKTAD from the coding sequence ATGGCCCAGATCGTCATAGTTGACGACGAAGAGGACATTCGCACCACGTTGCGGGGCATCCTGGAGGACGAGGGCCACGAGGTCCGGGAGGCGGCCAGCGGGGAACAAGGTCTGGAGGTGCTTGCCGAAGCCGACCCGGATCTGTGCTTTCTGGACATCTGGTTGCCGGGCATGGACGGCCTGGAGGTGCTGGATCGGGTTCACGGGGCGTTGCCGCATCTGCCGATGATCATGATCTCGGGCCACGGCAATATTGAAACCGCGGTCATGGCCATCAAGAAAGGCGCTTTCGACTTCATCGAAAAGCCGCTCTCCCTGGAAAAGGTCCTGGTGACCACGGCCAAGGCCGTGGAATTCAAGGAACTGCGCCAGGAAAACATGGTTCTGCGCAGTCAGATCCGGGACACTCGGGTCCAGGAATTGACCGGGGAGACGCCCCGGGTCCAGCAGTTGCAGCAGCAGGTTCGTCAGGTCGCGCCCACCGAGGCCTGGGTGCTGATCACCGGCGAGAACGGCACCGGCAAGGAAATCGTAGCCCGGTCCCTGCATCAGCTCAGTCACAGGGTGAACAAGCTCCTGGTGGAGGTGAACTGCGCGGCCATTCCCGAGGAATTGATCGAAAGTGAGCTGTTCGGTCATGAAAAAGGCGCCTTCACCAGCGCGGATCGGGCTCAGGTGGGCAAGTTCGAGTTGGCCCACGGCGGCACCTTGTTCCTGGACGAAATCGGGGACATGAGCCTGAAGACCCAGGCCAAGATTCTGCGCATCCTGCAGGAGCAGCGTTTTGAACGGGTCGGAGGGCGGAAGACCATCCAGGTGGATGTCCGGGTGATCGCGGCCACGAACAAGAACCTGCCCGAGGAGATTCGCGCCGGACGGTTTCGGGAGGATCTCTACTACCGGCTGAAGGTGTTTCCGCTGTATGTCCCGCCCCTGCGGGCGCGGGTCGCGGACATTCCGCTGCTCCTGGCCGATTTCATGGGCGGCCTGATCCGGACCCAGGGCTTTAAGGCTCTGCGTTTTCCCCCGGAGACCATGACCGCGCTGCAACGTTACCCCTGGCCGGGCAATGTCCGTGAGCTGAAGAACTTTCTGGAGCGGATGTGCATCATGTATCCCGGTCAAACCATCCTGCCGGAGATGCTGCCGCCGGAGATGCTGGTCACGAGCCACGGCGCGGGCAACGGTCGCGGACCTTTTGATCCGGACGACGACTGGCCGGTGGACTTCAAGGCGGCCCGGGCCCAGTTCGAGGCCAAGTTTCTGGAGGACAAGCTGAACAGCTGCAACGGCAGCGTCACCCGGCTGGCGGAAACCATCGGCATGGAGCGCACCTATCTGTACAAAAAGCTCCGTGGTCTCGGCCTCAAGACAGCGGACTGA
- a CDS encoding type II toxin-antitoxin system PemK/MazF family toxin, producing MTTISRYEIYLADLNPTIGGEIKKVRPVVIVSRDEMNRHLETVVVCPLTTRLHPRWRSRLQVECAGKSSEIAVDQIRTISKQRLIRKIDQISDAQAAQLRTLITEMYAE from the coding sequence ATGACGACAATTTCTAGATACGAAATTTACCTTGCCGACCTCAACCCCACTATCGGAGGAGAGATCAAAAAGGTCCGCCCGGTGGTCATCGTCAGCCGGGACGAAATGAACCGACACCTGGAAACCGTGGTCGTCTGCCCACTGACCACGCGCCTGCATCCTCGCTGGCGCTCTCGCCTTCAGGTCGAATGCGCGGGGAAAAGCTCCGAAATCGCTGTGGATCAAATTCGAACCATCAGCAAGCAGCGGCTGATCCGGAAAATCGACCAGATCTCCGACGCCCAGGCAGCCCAACTGCGCACCCTGATCACGGAAATGTACGCCGAGTGA
- a CDS encoding TMEM165/GDT1 family protein — MGRVPTVLVINKEAMEHVLAVLAATGLGVGGIDFLIASGTSFLLIFAAEIGDKSQLVCMVMAARHRAFPVMVGSALAFVVLNTLAVVFGAALANWIPEVMVYAIVAVLFLVFGIQSMRAEEEPDRECASPPSGHGIFLATFALIFVAEFGDKTQLAVVGLSSTSIPLAVWAGATTALILTSALGIWAGCTVLQRIPMKLLHRVSGIFFIILALFAAFQTWQAIS, encoded by the coding sequence ATGGGGCGCGTGCCGACGGTCTTGGTCATAAACAAGGAAGCCATGGAGCACGTTCTTGCGGTTTTGGCCGCCACGGGGCTGGGCGTTGGCGGGATCGACTTTCTGATTGCCTCGGGAACCAGTTTTCTGTTGATCTTCGCCGCGGAGATCGGCGACAAGAGCCAGTTGGTCTGTATGGTCATGGCCGCCCGGCACCGGGCTTTTCCGGTGATGGTCGGCAGTGCATTGGCCTTTGTGGTCTTGAACACCCTGGCGGTGGTTTTCGGAGCGGCCCTGGCCAATTGGATTCCGGAGGTGATGGTCTATGCCATTGTGGCAGTGTTGTTTCTGGTCTTCGGCATCCAGAGCATGCGGGCCGAGGAGGAGCCTGACCGGGAATGCGCGAGTCCGCCAAGCGGGCACGGCATTTTCCTGGCCACTTTTGCCCTGATCTTCGTGGCCGAGTTCGGCGACAAGACGCAGTTGGCCGTGGTCGGTTTGAGCAGTACGAGTATTCCCCTGGCCGTTTGGGCCGGAGCCACGACGGCCTTGATCCTCACCTCCGCCCTGGGGATCTGGGCCGGTTGTACCGTACTGCAACGCATTCCCATGAAACTGCTGCACCGCGTCAGCGGGATATTTTTCATCATCTTGGCGCTCTTCGCGGCCTTTCAGACTTGGCAAGCGATTTCGTAG
- a CDS encoding peroxiredoxin, translated as MGCDVKPHHEPVEHVKIGKKVCNFTMETYDPKEGSFGTVSLKELNKAGKWVVLFFYPADFTFVCPTELADLADKYAALEQMGCEVVAVSTDTKFSHLAWRNSEKLLEKVKYIMAADPNGAVSRYFGVYDCHTGLDLRGTFIINPEGVLVSSEINFYNVGRNSDELLRKMEANIYLLDHPAEACPAKWTKGEKTLTPSEKLVGKVYESLNE; from the coding sequence ATGGGATGTGACGTCAAACCGCATCATGAACCGGTGGAACATGTGAAAATTGGAAAGAAGGTTTGCAATTTCACCATGGAAACCTACGACCCGAAAGAGGGGTCTTTCGGGACCGTAAGCTTGAAGGAACTGAACAAGGCCGGAAAATGGGTAGTGCTCTTTTTCTACCCGGCGGACTTCACCTTTGTCTGCCCCACGGAATTGGCCGACTTGGCGGACAAATACGCGGCCCTGGAGCAGATGGGTTGCGAGGTGGTCGCCGTGTCCACGGACACCAAGTTCTCACACTTGGCCTGGAGGAACAGCGAGAAGCTGCTGGAGAAGGTGAAGTACATCATGGCCGCGGACCCCAACGGCGCGGTGTCCCGCTATTTCGGGGTCTACGACTGCCATACCGGGTTGGATCTGCGCGGGACGTTCATCATCAATCCGGAAGGGGTTTTGGTCTCTTCGGAGATCAATTTCTACAACGTGGGGCGGAACTCGGACGAGCTGCTGCGGAAGATGGAGGCCAACATCTACCTCCTGGACCATCCGGCGGAAGCCTGCCCCGCGAAATGGACCAAGGGCGAAAAGACCCTGACGCCGTCGGAAAAGCTGGTGGGCAAGGTGTACGAATCCTTGAATGAATAG
- a CDS encoding glucokinase has product MSETGKSKGHYAGLFGDQSSRCCAVVFGESEQTPPAPLYLAADIGGTTSRFALFEDLGDTMRLRSVERIPTSEAKSFSDLLRLLKDGPLGPELSHCRAGALAVAGAVQGGVQADPPNIPWAIDVRSTNLSGLPDTLILLNDFAAQAYACKTAALDEAVTINAGRRNERGMVGVIGAGTGLGHGMLAPLPEQGLRDFPGRSFLAWPSEAGHAAFAFVNREEAAFEDFVRRELGLEYVYGDVVVSGQGLALLHRFHFGQDLRPEQAAAAMDETSPVMSWFARFYGRACRHFALNILATGGIVVTGGVAAKNPGLMRHPEFFREFTDNPNYRALLQDIPVVLNTNQDSGLWGAALAAKLAARRRPTPSATPPEPHGNHETGRTCAEGRLVADG; this is encoded by the coding sequence ATGTCCGAAACAGGAAAGAGCAAAGGCCATTACGCGGGGCTTTTTGGGGATCAAAGCTCCCGATGTTGCGCCGTGGTGTTTGGTGAATCGGAGCAAACACCTCCAGCCCCCCTGTATCTGGCAGCGGACATCGGAGGGACCACCAGTCGGTTCGCGCTGTTTGAGGACCTCGGCGACACCATGCGGCTCCGAAGCGTGGAACGGATCCCCACCTCGGAGGCGAAATCTTTCAGTGATCTATTGCGATTGCTCAAGGACGGCCCCCTGGGGCCGGAGTTGTCGCACTGTCGGGCCGGGGCTCTGGCCGTGGCCGGAGCGGTGCAAGGCGGGGTCCAGGCCGACCCGCCGAACATCCCCTGGGCCATCGACGTCCGCTCCACGAACCTGTCCGGCCTCCCGGACACGCTGATCCTGCTCAACGATTTCGCGGCCCAGGCTTATGCCTGCAAGACCGCGGCCCTGGATGAGGCCGTCACGATCAACGCCGGTCGGCGGAATGAACGGGGCATGGTGGGGGTGATCGGCGCGGGGACCGGGCTGGGCCATGGGATGCTGGCCCCGTTGCCTGAGCAGGGTTTGAGGGACTTTCCTGGGAGGAGCTTTCTGGCATGGCCTTCGGAGGCGGGACACGCCGCTTTCGCGTTCGTGAACCGAGAGGAGGCGGCCTTCGAAGACTTCGTGCGCCGCGAACTGGGGCTGGAGTATGTTTATGGGGATGTGGTCGTTTCCGGCCAAGGCTTGGCCTTGCTGCACCGCTTCCACTTCGGCCAGGACCTCAGGCCGGAGCAGGCTGCCGCCGCCATGGACGAAACATCGCCCGTGATGAGCTGGTTTGCCCGGTTCTACGGCCGGGCCTGCCGCCACTTTGCCCTGAATATTCTGGCCACCGGCGGAATCGTGGTCACCGGCGGGGTGGCGGCCAAAAATCCCGGCCTGATGCGACACCCGGAGTTTTTTCGCGAATTCACGGACAACCCCAACTACCGGGCTCTGCTCCAGGACATCCCGGTCGTCCTGAATACCAACCAGGACAGCGGACTGTGGGGCGCGGCCCTGGCAGCCAAGCTCGCGGCCCGGAGGCGGCCGACACCCTCAGCGACGCCGCCTGAACCGCACGGCAATCACGAGACAGGGAGAACGTGCGCTGAAGGGCGGCTCGTCGCCGACGGATGA
- a CDS encoding thioredoxin family protein → MTSYSKAGIIVILMALFASVGLIQHYTTTQSQLTGPEIDPAPALPGVPGELPRLVNLKTENCIHCKRMIPILAELERGHGEAFRIYTFDVGLRPDIGRSFGTIRVLPTLIFFDQDGREVLRYEGYMSKADILSRFSSLGLTG, encoded by the coding sequence ATGACCTCCTACAGCAAAGCCGGAATCATCGTCATCCTCATGGCCCTGTTCGCTTCCGTGGGGCTGATCCAACACTACACCACCACCCAGTCCCAATTGACCGGACCGGAAATCGATCCGGCCCCGGCCCTGCCCGGGGTGCCGGGAGAATTGCCGCGACTGGTGAACCTGAAAACCGAAAACTGCATTCACTGCAAACGGATGATCCCCATTTTGGCGGAGTTGGAGAGAGGGCACGGCGAAGCGTTTCGCATCTACACCTTCGACGTGGGCCTTCGTCCGGACATCGGGCGCTCCTTCGGGACCATCCGCGTCCTGCCGACCCTGATCTTTTTTGACCAGGACGGACGGGAGGTTCTGCGTTACGAGGGCTATATGTCCAAGGCGGACATCCTGTCCCGATTTTCGAGCCTTGGCTTGACGGGCTGA
- the budA gene encoding acetolactate decarboxylase: protein MTEHSREPERDTLYLSAPVNALVEGIYRQNTTLGQLREHGDFGLGTFNDLDGELVLLGGSAFQITGDGRVHRPGDDVLTPFACVCFFRELTFEEIDSGFTDLETLLALLENEFPSPNMMYALRVDGDFEFVRTRSVPKQDQYRPLTEATRDQPTFEMSNLSGTLAGFFTPRFMSSLSVPGVHLHFISEDRQRGGHLLQCRAVRARIGIQILRSLRMDLPVTLDYLTADLSRDTTQALHQAETEQG, encoded by the coding sequence ATGACGGAACACTCTCGAGAACCGGAACGGGACACCCTGTACCTTTCCGCTCCGGTGAACGCCCTGGTGGAAGGGATCTACCGCCAGAACACCACCCTGGGCCAGCTCAGGGAACATGGAGATTTCGGGCTGGGGACGTTCAACGATCTGGACGGGGAACTCGTCCTCTTGGGCGGCTCGGCGTTCCAGATCACCGGAGACGGTCGGGTGCACAGGCCTGGGGACGACGTCTTGACGCCCTTTGCCTGCGTCTGTTTTTTCCGGGAACTGACCTTTGAGGAGATCGACTCCGGCTTCACGGATCTGGAGACCCTGTTGGCCCTGCTGGAAAACGAGTTTCCTTCTCCGAACATGATGTACGCCCTGCGGGTGGACGGAGATTTCGAGTTCGTGCGCACCCGGTCCGTGCCCAAGCAGGACCAGTATCGGCCCCTGACCGAGGCGACCAGGGATCAACCCACCTTTGAGATGAGCAATCTCTCCGGAACTCTGGCCGGATTCTTCACTCCGAGGTTCATGTCCTCCCTGAGCGTGCCCGGAGTGCACCTGCACTTCATTTCCGAGGACCGCCAGCGCGGCGGGCACCTCCTCCAATGCCGGGCCGTGCGCGCCCGTATCGGGATTCAGATCCTGCGCAGCCTGCGCATGGACCTGCCCGTGACCCTGGACTACCTGACCGCGGACCTGAGCCGGGACACCACCCAGGCCTTGCACCAGGCGGAAACCGAGCAGGGTTGA